A window of the Microbacterium sp. AZCO genome harbors these coding sequences:
- the galT gene encoding galactose-1-phosphate uridylyltransferase has translation MNTIDTTPERLGAGVVKRATRLADGRELIYFDDPDTTLGAERNVDARTLDPRPETATMRLDILTGDWISVAAARQNRAFLPPAELDPLAPQTATNPSEIPSLYDVAVFENKSPSFGPALAEAHGDAPAGSNPPLGLDDLQALGLGRTRTSVGRCEVVCFSPEHSGSFGTLSVTRARTVIEAWADRTAALSALPGVEQVFPFENRGEAIGVTLPHPHGQIYAYPYITPRTTRLLDSIDRTAPDLFARILDFERGSERVILEGEHWTAFVPFAARWPLEVHLLPHRHVADFTDTTDAERDELAPLYLRLLRGVDALYDSPTPYIAAWHQAPVNVGRDSVRLHLELTSPRRAADKLKFLAGSEAAMGAWIGDVPPETAAARLRDAVEGVTL, from the coding sequence GTGAACACGATCGACACCACCCCCGAGCGCCTCGGCGCGGGCGTCGTCAAGCGCGCCACCCGTCTCGCCGACGGGCGCGAGCTCATCTACTTCGACGACCCGGACACGACGCTCGGCGCCGAGCGCAACGTCGACGCCCGCACGCTCGACCCGCGCCCCGAGACGGCGACGATGCGTCTCGACATCCTGACCGGCGACTGGATCTCGGTCGCCGCCGCGCGCCAGAACCGCGCCTTCCTGCCCCCCGCCGAGCTGGATCCGCTCGCGCCGCAGACCGCGACCAACCCCAGCGAGATCCCGTCGCTCTACGACGTCGCCGTCTTCGAGAACAAGTCGCCCTCCTTCGGGCCCGCCCTCGCGGAGGCCCACGGCGACGCCCCCGCGGGCTCGAACCCCCCGCTCGGACTCGACGACCTCCAGGCGCTGGGCCTCGGCCGCACCCGCACGAGCGTCGGCCGCTGCGAGGTCGTCTGCTTCAGCCCCGAGCACTCCGGCTCGTTCGGCACGCTCTCGGTCACGCGCGCCCGCACCGTCATCGAGGCGTGGGCCGACCGCACCGCGGCGCTCTCCGCGCTCCCCGGCGTCGAGCAGGTGTTCCCGTTCGAGAACCGCGGCGAGGCGATCGGCGTCACGCTGCCGCACCCGCACGGGCAGATCTACGCCTACCCGTACATCACGCCGCGCACGACCCGGCTGCTCGACTCGATCGACCGCACCGCACCGGACCTCTTCGCGCGCATCCTCGACTTCGAGCGGGGCTCCGAGCGTGTGATCCTCGAAGGCGAGCACTGGACGGCCTTCGTGCCGTTCGCCGCGCGCTGGCCGCTCGAGGTGCACCTGCTCCCGCATCGCCACGTCGCCGACTTCACCGACACGACGGATGCCGAGCGCGACGAGCTCGCGCCGCTCTACCTGCGGCTGCTGCGCGGCGTCGACGCGCTCTACGACTCCCCCACGCCCTACATCGCGGCGTGGCACCAGGCGCCCGTCAACGTGGGCCGCGACTCGGTGCGCCTGCACCTCGAGCTCACGAGCCCCCGCCGGGCCGCCGACAAGCTGAAGTTCCTCGCGGGATCCGAGGCCGCCATGGGCGCCTGGATCGGAGACGTCCCGCCCGAGACCGCGGCCGCTCGCCTGCGCGACGCCGTGGAAGGAGTGACCCTGTGA
- the galK gene encoding galactokinase, translating into MTTAPAADARALFVDLVGSEPTGVWSSPGRVNLIGEHTDYNDGFVFPFAIEHRTYVALGTRTDGRIRVASTFTPEVVEVALDELDDLFPARRDEIAEWARYPLGVAWALAKTTGSDAATGVDLAIASDVPVGAGLSSSAAIEGAVASALDETWGLGLDRVALAKIGRTAENEAVGAPTGIMDQMSSMLGRPDAAIFLDCRSLEADVVDLGFADAGLELLVMDTGVKHSHATGGYGERRASCELGARTLGVAALRDVSVDDLPRAEELLDDVTYRRVRHIVTENARVIETVRTLREKGPEAIGDLLVASHVSMRDDFEISAPELDTAVDAALAAGAIGARMTGGGFGGAAIALVSHDSVDQVRDAVTAAFADAGYAAPHIFTVTPLEGARRDN; encoded by the coding sequence GTGACCACCGCCCCCGCCGCCGACGCGCGTGCCCTCTTCGTCGACCTCGTCGGCAGCGAGCCGACGGGCGTCTGGTCGTCTCCCGGTCGGGTCAACCTCATCGGCGAGCACACCGACTACAACGACGGCTTCGTCTTCCCGTTCGCGATCGAGCACCGCACGTACGTCGCGCTCGGCACGCGCACCGACGGCCGCATCCGCGTCGCCTCGACCTTCACCCCCGAGGTCGTCGAGGTCGCCCTCGACGAGCTCGACGACCTCTTCCCGGCCCGCCGCGACGAGATCGCCGAGTGGGCCCGGTACCCGCTCGGGGTCGCGTGGGCGCTCGCGAAGACGACGGGATCGGATGCCGCCACCGGCGTCGACCTCGCGATCGCGTCCGACGTGCCCGTCGGCGCGGGGCTGTCGTCGTCGGCCGCCATCGAGGGCGCCGTCGCATCGGCGCTCGACGAGACGTGGGGGCTCGGCCTCGACCGCGTCGCCCTCGCGAAGATCGGCCGCACCGCCGAGAACGAGGCCGTCGGCGCGCCGACCGGGATCATGGACCAGATGTCGTCGATGCTCGGACGCCCCGACGCCGCAATCTTCCTCGACTGCCGCTCGCTTGAAGCCGACGTCGTCGATCTCGGATTCGCGGATGCCGGCCTCGAGCTGCTCGTGATGGACACGGGCGTCAAGCACTCCCACGCCACCGGCGGCTACGGCGAGCGCCGCGCCTCGTGCGAGCTCGGCGCCCGGACGCTGGGCGTCGCGGCGCTGCGCGACGTGTCGGTCGACGACCTGCCGCGCGCGGAGGAGCTGCTCGACGACGTGACGTACCGCCGCGTGCGACACATCGTGACCGAGAACGCCAGGGTGATCGAGACGGTCCGGACGCTCCGCGAGAAGGGCCCCGAGGCGATCGGCGACCTCCTCGTCGCGTCGCACGTCTCGATGCGCGACGACTTCGAGATCTCGGCGCCCGAGCTCGACACGGCGGTCGACGCCGCACTCGCGGCCGGTGCGATCGGCGCCCGCATGACGGGCGGCGGATTCGGCGGCGCCGCGATCGCGCTCGTGTCGCACGACTCGGTCGATCAGGTTCGGGATGCCGTCACGGCGGCCTTCGCCGACGCCGGCTACGCCGCACCGCACATCTTCACCGTCACACCGTTAGAGGGCGCACGCCGCGACAACTGA
- a CDS encoding DUF4190 domain-containing protein: MSNPPPPVDPGAPVPGAPEPSSSPEAAPVSAPHETEQTVRDAAPAATAAGEEHVRPAAPGPVPPVPPVPPVPQAPPGYAVPGYPGAAPYPSGQEQTLPYPAPGYPPGQQGYEVPGYSSGPEYPTVPVYPAQPGYGEPSGYAVPGYGAATGYADPAGYAAPGYPVYGQSTEPPRSGLATATLVVGIVSLVFCWLPLVGILAGIAAVVLGSIALGRRQRRGFAITGIVTGGLGILTAIILWVVFFFFITTFQTLSSGAGEPAPAPSASSAPVDPGTGDDSADLSTFVPIDDAAFAAVVADPGAHFGEDYILYGEVQEFDDITGECQIMINVDDSLQDTWEGYSEFAIAFAASSQSQTEGCPEFASIAELDHVKVWARVLGVTTVEFDDGTADDLLSLEIHRVEELTPLP, from the coding sequence ATGTCGAACCCCCCTCCGCCGGTCGATCCGGGCGCCCCGGTGCCCGGCGCGCCGGAGCCCTCGTCGTCTCCCGAGGCGGCACCCGTGTCGGCGCCGCACGAGACGGAGCAGACGGTTCGGGATGCCGCGCCTGCCGCGACTGCGGCGGGAGAAGAGCACGTTCGACCCGCGGCCCCGGGACCGGTGCCGCCGGTGCCGCCGGTGCCTCCCGTTCCGCAGGCGCCTCCCGGGTATGCGGTGCCCGGATATCCCGGAGCGGCGCCGTATCCGTCCGGGCAGGAGCAGACCCTTCCGTATCCGGCGCCCGGCTACCCCCCGGGACAGCAGGGGTACGAGGTGCCCGGCTACTCGTCGGGTCCCGAGTATCCGACGGTGCCGGTGTACCCGGCCCAGCCGGGCTACGGCGAGCCGTCCGGCTATGCCGTGCCGGGCTACGGCGCTGCGACCGGCTACGCCGACCCCGCCGGGTATGCGGCGCCCGGCTACCCCGTCTACGGCCAGTCGACCGAGCCGCCTCGCTCGGGGCTCGCGACGGCGACCCTGGTGGTCGGCATCGTGTCGCTCGTCTTCTGCTGGCTGCCGCTCGTCGGCATCCTCGCGGGCATCGCCGCGGTCGTGCTCGGCAGTATCGCCCTCGGCCGCCGGCAGCGCCGGGGCTTCGCGATCACCGGCATCGTGACGGGAGGACTCGGCATCCTCACCGCGATCATCCTGTGGGTCGTGTTCTTCTTCTTCATCACGACGTTCCAGACGCTGTCGTCCGGCGCGGGGGAGCCGGCCCCCGCCCCGTCGGCGTCGTCGGCGCCGGTCGATCCCGGCACGGGCGACGACTCGGCTGATCTGTCGACCTTCGTGCCGATCGACGACGCGGCCTTCGCCGCCGTCGTCGCCGACCCCGGTGCGCACTTCGGCGAGGACTACATCCTCTACGGCGAGGTTCAGGAGTTCGACGACATCACGGGTGAGTGCCAGATCATGATCAACGTCGACGACAGCCTGCAGGACACGTGGGAGGGCTACAGCGAGTTCGCGATCGCCTTCGCCGCCTCGAGCCAGTCGCAGACCGAGGGATGCCCCGAGTTCGCGTCGATCGCGGAGCTCGACCACGTCAAGGTCTGGGCCCGCGTACTGGGCGTGACGACCGTCGAGTTCGACGATGGCACGGCCGACGACCTCCTGTCGCTCGAGATCCACCGGGTGGAGGAGCTCACGCCCCTCCCTTGA
- a CDS encoding alpha/beta hydrolase has protein sequence MAYITVGTENSVDIKLFYTDQAPASGTATGNPVVLIHGFPLNGESWGKQAAALLEAGHRVIAYDRRGFGQSTKAGTGYDYDTFASDLNALMVELDLQDAILVGFSMGTGEVARYVSAYGSDRVSKVAFLGSLEPYLLITDDNPDGAGPQDFFDGIAKSVADDRYAFLTGFYKDFYNLDENLGSRISQEALDASVQVANQMGNAAIAAAPLTWPTDFRADIPKIDVPALIVHGTADNILPIDATGRRFTKLLPDATYVEIEGAPHGMLWTHAAEVNEALLAFVKS, from the coding sequence GTGGCGTACATCACCGTCGGGACCGAGAACTCGGTCGACATCAAGCTCTTCTATACGGACCAGGCGCCCGCCTCGGGCACGGCGACGGGGAACCCCGTCGTGCTCATCCACGGCTTCCCGCTCAACGGCGAATCGTGGGGCAAGCAGGCCGCCGCACTGCTCGAGGCGGGTCACCGCGTCATCGCCTACGACCGCCGTGGCTTCGGTCAGTCGACGAAGGCCGGCACGGGCTACGACTACGACACCTTCGCGTCGGACCTCAACGCCCTCATGGTCGAGCTCGACCTGCAGGACGCGATCCTCGTCGGCTTCTCGATGGGCACCGGCGAGGTCGCCCGGTACGTGTCGGCGTACGGCAGCGACCGCGTGTCGAAGGTCGCCTTCCTCGGCTCGCTCGAGCCGTATCTCCTCATCACCGACGACAACCCCGACGGAGCCGGCCCGCAGGACTTCTTCGACGGCATCGCGAAGTCCGTCGCCGACGACCGGTACGCCTTCCTCACCGGGTTCTACAAGGACTTCTACAACCTCGACGAGAACCTCGGCTCGCGCATCTCGCAGGAGGCGCTCGACGCGAGCGTGCAGGTCGCGAACCAGATGGGCAATGCGGCGATCGCCGCGGCACCGCTGACGTGGCCGACGGACTTCCGGGCCGACATCCCGAAGATCGACGTGCCCGCGCTCATCGTGCACGGCACCGCCGACAACATCCTCCCGATCGACGCCACGGGCCGCCGCTTCACGAAGCTGCTGCCCGACGCGACCTACGTCGAGATCGAAGGAGCACCGCACGGGATGCTGTGGACCCACGCCGCGGAGGTCAACGAGGCGCTCCTCGCCTTCGTGAAGAGCTGA